One window of the Micromonas commoda chromosome 9, complete sequence genome contains the following:
- a CDS encoding predicted protein, with the protein MPSIWRPNVRVTLDEYGEVEDTEQEGEEVTNKGTKRKGAPRTKGPCEHGVKQRSKCKVCSACPHGKQRSRCKECDGGGICKHGRVRSKCKECGGSQICVHDRVRSQCKECGGASICEHGRQRHRCKECGGGSICNHGRERHRCKECGGSQICEHGRLRFSCKECGGASICEHGRERHRCKECGGGSICEHGRHRFSCKECGGSGICEHGRRRSECKECGGGSICEHGRRRSRCKECGGSQICEHGRQRLQCRECGGSGICEHGRQRSQCKECGGSGICEHGRVRSQCKECRAAKAGK; encoded by the coding sequence atGCCGTCGATTTGGCGACCGAACGTGAGAGTGACCCTCGACGAGTATGGTGAAGTCGAGGACACGGAGCAGGAAGGAGAGGAGGTGACGAATAAGGGCACGAAGCGGAAGGGAGCCCCTCGCACgaaggggccatgcgagcacggggtgaagcaGAGATCGAAatgcaaggtgtgcagcgcttgtccgcacgggaagcagcgctctcggtgcaaggagtgcgatGGGGGTGGAATCTGCaagcacggtcgtgtacgctctaagtgcaaggagtgcggtgggtctcaaatctgcgtgCACGATCGTGtacgctctcagtgcaaggagtgcggtggtgcatcaatctgcgagcacggtcgtcagcgccataGGTGCAaagagtgcggtggggggtCAATCTGCAAtcacggtcgtgagcgccaTAGGTGCAAAGAGTGTGGTGGctctcaaatctgcgagcacggtcgtctCCGCTTTagctgcaaggagtgcggtggtgcatcaatctgcgagcacggtcgtgagcgtcATAGGTGCAaagagtgcggtgggggctcaatctgcgagcacggtcgtcaccgCTTTagctgcaaggagtgcggcgggtcaggaatctgcgagcacggtcgtcggcgctctgagtgcaaggagtgcggtgggggctcaatctgcgagcacggtcgtcggcgctctcggtgcaaggagtgcggtgggtctcaaatctgcgagcacggtcgtcagcgcttGCAGTGCAgggagtgcggtgggtctggaatctgcgagcacggtcgtcagcgctcgcagtgcaaggagtgcggcgggtctggaatctgcgagcacggtcgtgtgcGCTCTCAATGCAAGGAGtgtcgcgccgcgaaggctggGAAATGA
- a CDS encoding predicted protein encodes MGTHQTAAHLAHGTSLVASFPSPVSRFFPFFALSYPGTLTLAGGGMPMLLSTVEFGARLALNALFPQHEHIAIPSVFGTPPCVLAALAFAVALALCLAWVETPICVGLVRGSAVGNDGGGRTAGRLARAGAVLIVTVLIAVTTPPEMRDASGLSSSAERSTSSRASSSSSSSHHRVPRSSSSTTRAGCGDGAGSSSHPREPVFAPSPRAARALAPARSRARLRASACLAARIAAATASSSAASSSRVDAGADSGDDAPDRLDMVARNGREEMRENSPAGLIARRAPGCGVCEGAGMPPKRGRGSPAVPAAPAAAAASPARGRRTEADSASGPLKVPRHLLDYLHYTPKKDDDMAGEEFRPDGWGKISTSWRVPCVYSQDDGTLKPDSVFLDLLRRGFCNGNVREIIALCRNADNVPYTPEEIDEMMEDLNNSGHTLNLPFCFTEGAMALKNSILKDVFSGSLHLFCDDGSAGVMDVEVGVYITRAHGAEATWHYDNNHNFTFQLYGSKDWHTVEDGNNVNVIGSRGLCDPPRNRAEQVNRTPNFSKERITRLEAGMGIYVPPGNWHRVVPVTEDPLCLSIDIRIASVTMARWLCENVFAKFMCEPSFGYSKDTGQNETLEQDVAIGWDKYLRLDPRNPPDPLHTCLSRHVEYLKAVLSGEWRYRFCNPPVAMPFEPDLSDGMDLCASLEFLIDTLLEDTKYGREDFFNKLAKEIKESLKEGYVCKRKVALTPFVAVTKKEADDGVVMHMRHTSGLTNMDYQRYGILCPLDCETLIDRIIDRTLTSDDVGAILDGYEVGQDAEGDLLTLLAHVNFLNLEPESPAERPAATRGSSGASTGRVTKRRRE; translated from the exons ATGGGGACGCACCAGACGGCTGCGCATCTCGCGCACGGCACCAGcctcgtcgcctccttcCCCTCGCCCGTCTCTCGCTTCTtccccttcttcgccttgtCGTACCCCGGCACGCtcaccctcgcgggcggcggcatgcCCATGCTCCTCAGCACCGTCGAGTTCGGCGCTCGCCTGGCGCTGAACGCCCTCTTCCCGCAGCACGAGCACATCGCCATCCCGAGCGTCTTTGGCACGCCACCGTGCGTGTtggccgcgctcgccttcgccgtcgccttggccttgtgCTTGGCGTGGGTGGAGACGCCGATCTGCGTCGGGTTGGTCCGGGGTTCGGCGGTTGGCAACGACGGCGGGGGTAGGACCGCgggtcgcctcgcgcgcgccggggcggtccTCATCGTAACGGTCCTcatcgcggtgacgacgccaccggagatgcgcgacgcctccggtCTCTCTTCGTCCGCCGAACGTTCGacctcgtcccgcgcgtcttcgtcctcctcctcctcccaccatcgcgtcccccggtcctcgtcgtcgacgacgcgcgcggggtgcggcgacggcgcggggtcATCCAGCCATCCGAGGGAGCCCGTCTTCGCCCCGAGcccccgagccgcgcgcgccctggcccccgcgcgctccagggCTCGTcttcgcgcctccgcgtgccTGGCCGCGCgtatcgcggcggcgacagcctcctcctccgcggcgtcgtcatcgcgggtggacgcgggcgcggattCAGGGGATGACGCCCCCGACCGGCTCGACATGGTGGC ACGCAACGGCCGCGAGGAGATGCGAGAAAATTCGCCCGCGGGGCTCattgcgcgccgcgcgcccgggtgTGGGGTTTGCGAGGGAGCGGGAATGCCGCCCAAGCGTGGACGCGGTTCGCCTGCCGTAcccgccgcacccgccgccgccgccgccagcccggcgcgcgggcgacggacggAGGCGGACAGCGCGAGCGGACCCCTCAAAGTGCCCCGGCACCTTCTTGACTACCTTCACTACACGccgaagaaggacgacgacatggCTGGCGAAGAATTTCGTCCTGACGGCTGGGGGAAGATATCGACGAGCTGGCGGGTGCCGTGCGTGTACAGCCAGGATGACGGCACATTGAAACCCGATAGCGTTTTCCTCGACCTGCTGCGAAGGGGTTTTTGCAATGGGAACGTGAGGGAGATCATAGCGCTGTGCCGCAACGCAGACAACGTCCCTTACACCCCAGAGGAGATTGATGAAATGATGGAGGATCTGAACAACAGCGGGCACACGTTAAACTTGCCGTTCTGCTTCACGGAAGGGGCGATGGCGCTGAAGAATAGCATACTTAAGGATGTGTTTAGTGGTTCCCTTCATTTGTTCTGCGATGACGGAAGCGCGGGAGTGATGGATGTTGAGGTGGGTGTCTACATAActcgcgcgcacggcgcggaggctACGTGGCACTACGACAACAACCACAACTTCACGTTCCAACTGTACGGCAGCAAGGATTGGCACACCGTGGAGGATGGAAACAACGTGAACGTCATCGGCAGCAGGGGCTTGTGCGACCCGCCGAGAAACCGAGCAGAGCAGGTGAACCGCACTCCCAACTTTTCAAAGGAGAGAATCACGCGTCTCGAGGCGGGCATGGGGATTTACGTGCCGCCCGGAAACTGGCATAGGGTCGTGCCCGTGACTGAAGACCCGTTGTGTTTGAGCATCGACATCAGGATCGCGAGCGTGACGATGGCCCGTTGGTTGTGCGAGAACGTATTTGCGAAGTTTATGTGCGAACCAAGCTTTGGGTACAGCAAGGATACGGGACAAAACGAAACGTTGGAACAGGATGTCGCAATTGGATGGGATAAGTACTTACGCCTAGATCCCAGGAATCCCCCGGATCCCTTGCACACGTGTCTCAGCCGACACGTTGAGTACCTCAAAGCCGTTCTGTCGGGGGAGTGGAGGTATCGGTTTTGCAACCCCCCGGTGGCCATGCCTTTTGAGCCCGATCTTTCGGATGGCATGGACCTGTGCGCCTCTCTCGAGTTCCTGATCGACACGCTATTGGAAGACACCAAATATGGACGAGAAGATTTTTTTAACAAGTTGGCGAAGGAGATCAAAGAGTCCCTGAAAGAGGGATACGTCTGCAAACGGAAGGTTGCCCTCACTCCCTTTGTGGCTGTCACGAAAAAGGAGGctgacgacggcgtcgtcatgCACATGCGACACACATCCGGTCTGACAAACATGGATTACCAGCGCTACGGCATCCTGTGTCCGTTAGATTGCGAGACGCTGATAGACAGGATCATCGATCGGACGCTCAcctcggacgacgtcggggcgATACTCGACGGGTACGAGGTTGGCCAagacgcggagggcgactTGCTGACGCTGCTGGCTCACGTCAACTTTCTCAACCTGGAGCCGGAGTcccccgccgagcgcccggcggcgacgcgcgggtcttCGGGGGCTTCGACGGGACGGGTCACGAAGAGGAGGCGCGAGTGA
- a CDS encoding predicted protein, with amino-acid sequence MATAQEWRERGNAFHTRKEHARAVECYTSAIGLDPTSAALRTNRAAAHHASRDFAAALDDARASVAIDPSWAKGHYRAGAALAAMDRHAEAADAFRAGLTLDPSNQMLAQGLAAAEKAIADTPVDAADCKARGNAAYAEGGYEEAIGWYTKGIAMMVKQAQPTHGICIYSNDGVESLATLYVNRAECHRQLVDMRRVVEDCELALQLVPRSFKAHLRRALAMEYLEKYDEASAGFKAAMAIDPSGTVASEGLRRVAAYKEVDG; translated from the coding sequence ATGGCCACCGCGCAGGAGTGGAGAGAGCGGGGTAACGCCTTCCACACGCGCAAggaacacgcgcgcgcggtcgagtgCTACACCAGCGCCATCGGCCTGGAccccacctccgccgcgctgcgcaccaaccgcgcggcggcgcaccacGCGTCCCGcgacttcgccgccgccctcgacgacgcgcgcgcgtccgtcgccatcgATCCCTCGTGGGCCAAGGGCCActaccgcgcgggcgccgcgctcgccgcgatggaccgccacgccgaggccgcggacgccttcCGCGCGGGGTTAACCCTGGATCCGAGCAACCAGATGCTCGCGCagggcctcgccgccgcggagaaggcgatcgcggacacacccgtcgacgccgcggattGTAAAGCCCGAGGcaacgccgcgtacgccgaggGCGGGTACGAGGAAGCCATCGGCTGGTACACCAAGGGCATCGCGATGATGGTCAAACAAGCCCAACCCACCCACGGCATCTGCATCTACAGcaacgacggcgtggagtcgctcgcgacgctgtACGTGAACAGGGCGGAGTGCCACAGGCAGCTGGTGGACATGAGGCGCGTGGTGGAGGATTGCGAACTCGCGCTTCAGCTCGTCCCGCGGAGTTTCAAGGCGCACTTAAGGCGAGCGCTGGCGATGGAGTACCTGGAGAAGTACGACGAGGCTTCGGCCGGGttcaaggcggcgatggcgatcgACCCGAGCGGGACGGTGGCGTCCGAGGGGTTACGAAGGGTCGCGGCGTACAAGGAGGTGGACGGGTGA
- a CDS encoding predicted protein gives MDLTYAAGPTQRTAVVKSDQGSLDTLPLFTDGDTVAGTVHISPAPGKRVDHLGVKIEVLGQIELYFDRGNAYDFVSLVREVMTPGELVSPTSVPFEFKDVQLPHETYQGINVRLRYAVRVTMQRSYGNTVAQEFRFLVRNAGIPPQLDGPGIKMEVGIEDCLHIEFEYAKAKYHLKDVVVGKIFFLLVRIKIKHMEVEIRRRESTGSGPNTYNESETIAKYEVMDGAPVRGESIPVRLFLSPYDLTPTYKNVSDRFSVKYYLNLVLVDEEDRRYFKQQEITLYRHEL, from the coding sequence ATGGACCTCACCTACGCCGCGGGGCCCACGCAGCGAACCGCGGTGGTGAAATCCGATCAGGGATCGCTCGACACCCTCCCGTTGTTCACCGACGGGGACACCGTCGCCGGGACGGTTCACATATCACCAGCCCCGGGCAAGCGCGTGGACCACCTCGGGGTGAAGATCGAGGTCCTAGGCCAGATCGAGCTCTACTTTGACCGGGGAAACGCGTACGATTTCGTCTCGTTGGTTCGAGAGGTGATGACGCCGGGTGAGCTCGTTTCGCCGACGTCCGTGCCTTTCGAGTTTAAGGACGTGCAGCTCCCGCACGAGACGTATCAGGGCATCAACGTGCGACTGCGGTACGCCGTGAGGGTCACGATGCAGCGCTCGTACGGCAACACGGTGGCGCAGGAGTTTCGTTTCCTCGTCAGGAACGCGGGAATACCTCCGCAGCTCGACGGTCCGGGGATCAAGATGGAGGTTGGCATCGAGGACTGCCTGCACATAGAATTCGAGTACGCCAAGGCCAAGTACCACCTTaaagacgtcgtcgtgggtAAGATATTTTTCCTGCTCGTGCGGATCAAGATCAAGCACATGGAGGTTGAGATTCGCCGGCGAGAGAGCACCGGGTCGGGGCCCAACACGTACAACGAGAGCGAGACCATCGCCAAGTACGAGGTCAtggacggcgcgcccgtcaGGGGGGAGAGCATACCGGTGCGACTGTTCCTGTCGCCGTACGACCTGACGCCCACGTACAAGAACGTGAGCGACAGGTTCAGCGTCAAGTACTACCTCAACCTGGTgctggtggacgaggaggacagGAGGTACTTCAAGCAGCAGGAGATCACGCTCTATCGCCACGAGCTGtga
- a CDS encoding predicted protein produces MPALSPLAVASTSAPTRVEPGRRASRASPSVASSSLGHERVHAEKSAPGLGSLALSRGRLSRGCALVTRASAADAPPAIAPAHLRTTITPVPPDIAAAGGMLLADQPGMKAGFGDLTAHDFLRVDVDAPNLRVLCIDPPILTVDDFLTPDECDALIDAAASSGEMRVSAVGGVDNVNIRTSKTCTLDSPALTDHPTKKAILTKAEALLPQLAGLSASKSAFKPPTSQSPYSFELPQVAHYQGGEYFKTHEDAFPEAVASRKGYQRRATVLVYLNDVSEGGATRFDKLSPPLDVTPRKGRMLLFFPGTKASMPDARTLHTALEAVPGHEKWISQLWVCAYAGKHAPEGKPPGPGDRAARRAAEKAAKKAARKGGGGGGGRR; encoded by the exons ATGcccgcgctctcgccgctcgccgtcgcatcgacctccgcgcccacccgcgtcgagcccggccgccgcgcgtctcgcgcgtccccctcggtcgcgtcatcgtcgctAGGTCACGAGAGGGTCCATGCGGAAaagtcggcgccggggctggGGTCCCTCGCCCTCTCCCGCGGTCGTCTCtcccgcgggtgcgcgcTCGTGACCCGCGCTtccgcggccgacgcccctcccgcgatcgcccccgcgcacctGCGCACCACCATCACCCCGGTCCCGCCCGatatcgccgccgccggcggcatgCTCCTCGCGGACCAGCCCGGCATGAAGGCGGGTTTCGGCGACCTCACCGCGCACGACTTtctgcgcgtcgacgtcgacgcgccgaacCTGCGCGTGCTCTGCATCGACCCGCCCATCCTCACCGTGGACGACTTCCTCACCCCCGACGAGTGCGACGccctcatcgacgccgcggcttcaTCGGGGGAGATGAGAgtctccgccgtcggcggcgtcgacaaCGTCAACATCCGAACGTCCAAGACGTGCACGCTCGACTCCCCCGCGCTGACTGACCACCCGACGAAAAAAGCCATCTTAACCAAGGCCGAGGCGCTCTTACCCCAGCTCGCGGGGCTCAGCGCGAGCAAGTCGGCGTTCAAGCCCCCGACGTCGCAATCGCCGTACTCCTTCGAGCTGCCGCAGGTGGCGCATTACCAAGGCGGCGAGTACTTCAAGACGCACgag GACGCCTTCCCGGAGGCTGTGGCGTCGCGAAAAGGGTACCAGAGACGTGCCACGGTGTTGGTGTACCTGAACGACGTGTCGGAGGGTGGGGCGACGAGGTTCGATAAGCtatcgccgccgctggacgTGACGCCGCGCAAAGGGAGGATGCTCCTGTTCTTTCCGGGGACGAAGGCGTCGATGCCGGACGCGAGGACGCTGCACACCGCGCTCGAAGCGGTGCCCGGTCACGAGAAGTGGATATCGCAGCTGTGGGTGTGTGCCTACGCGGGGAAGCACGCGCCGGAGGGGAAACCGCCGGGTCCCGGGGACAgggccgcgcgacgcgccgcggagaaggcggcgaagaaggcggccaggaaagggggcggcggcggcggcgggagaaGATGA
- a CDS encoding predicted protein produces MTAVRATPFLRGGHDIARATKPRRVERRERVEERGRLPRIAATVRGRSTCAAARARQQLSSSPSPASTRLFSGARVRVASERRGDSARCDVFGAGLAHVAWPLVQPTDQFGMWAAMLAASSFGLWGAKQRWGSKLGGAPLISTLCALVLANTGVIPHSAPAFAVVNKFILPLAIPLLLFTADLKRVMTCTGRVLWAFCVGTVGTALGSMLAFSIVPMSGLGEHAWTMAAALMARHVGGAVNYVAVAGILDIPPNLVAAGLAADNLMTAVYFSALFRFARETPAPEIDQAYDLKDPSHGVARDEAKADVILKARLSNAFEVNKGSYALTTAAAICAFGTYVAGAANVGAQWIIPIVTLTTVALATLFPKKVGGLAPSGEALASLAMQMFFVVIGASGSIRQMVSTAPALFFFSFVQVMTHLYFTVHAGEKLGMSRADLLIASNANVGGPTTAAAMAASKGWRSLVVPAMLTGVLGYAVATFVGVGFGYAVLSKMPLR; encoded by the coding sequence atgacggcggtgcgcgccaCCCCGTTCCTCCGCGGAGGCCACGatatcgcgcgcgcgacgaagccgcggcgcgtcgagcgccgggagcgcgtcgaggagcgcggtcgcctcccacgcatcgccgcgaccgttCGTGGAAGAAGCACGTGCGCAGCGGCCCGGGCGCGGCAGCAGCtttcatcgtcgccgtcgccggcgtcgacgcgcctcttctcgggcgctcgcgtccgcgtcgcgtccgagaGGCGCGGCGATtccgcgcgatgcgacgtcttcggcgcgggtctcgcgcacgtcgcctgGCCCCTGGTCCAGCCCACCGACCAGTTCGGGATGTGggcggcgatgctcgcggcgtcgtcgttcgggcTGTGGGGGGCGAAGCAGCGATGGGGCTccaagctcggcggcgcgccgctcaTCTCGACGCTCTGCGCGCTGGTCCTCGCCAACACCGGCGTCATCCCGCactccgcccccgcgttcgccgtcgtcaacaAGTTCATCCTGCCCCTCGCCATCCCGCTCCTGCTCTTCACCGCCGACCTCAAGCGGGTCATGACGTGCACCGGGCGCGTCCTGTGGGCGTTTTGCGTCGGCACGGTCGGTACCGCCTTGGGCAGCATGCTCGCCTTCAGCATCGTGCCCATGAGCGGGCTGGGCGAACACGCGTGGAccatggccgcggcgctcatggcgcgccacgtcggcggcgccgtcaactacgtcgccgtcgcgggcatcCTCGACATACCCCccaacctcgtcgccgcgggccttGCCGCGGATAATCTCATGACTGCCGTGTACTTCTCCGCGCTCTTCAGGTTCGCCAGggagacgcccgcgccggaaaTCGACCAGGCATACGACCTCAAGGACCCCTcacacggcgtcgcgcgagacGAGGCCAAAGCCGACGTCATCCTGAAGGCTAGGCTCTCCAACGCGTTTGAAGTGAATAAAGGGTCGTACGCTTTgacaaccgccgccgccatctgcGCGTTTGGCACgtacgtcgcgggcgccgcgaacgtcggcgcgcaGTGGATCATACCCATCGTCACCCTTACGACcgtggcgctcgccacgTTATTCCCGAAGAAGGTCGGCGGGTTGGCTccgagcggcgaggcgctggcgagtTTAGCGATGCAGATGTTtttcgtcgtcatcggcgcgagcggtTCGATTCGACAGATGGTGTCCACGGCTCCGGCGCTGTTCTTCTTCAGTTTCGTGCAGGTGATGACGCACCTGTACTTCACCGTGCACGCGGGGGAGAAGCTCGGGATGAGCCGCGCGGACTTGCTCATCGCATCCAACGCCAACGTCGGGGGAccgaccaccgccgcggcgatggcggcgagcaaGGGTTGGCGGAGTTTAGTCGTCCCCGCGATGCTGACGGGGGTGCTGGGatacgcggtggcgacgttcGTGGGCGTCGGGTTTGGGTACGCGGTCCTGTCCAAGATGCCGCTGAGATAG
- a CDS encoding predicted protein, producing MSGSSRSGTAAPVSTLTDAAERGIARARFSSLGRRYIGPRLPRRQSFDDAARSPELMYALFVSAKTFARVLDAYGAIPPGTLAIVAANVAVFSLPDGVAFGDVCLNPYAVIHLAQLERLVTSAFVHVDAFHLLSNMQGVLQDGSFLESLDGTPRFLARCATLLGLSQCTLVGLSWAERRFYQRGSSASRRADAWLDDAVDRVSKYAYGGNSPGYHVPIRGTSSSSSAPKLLPFYNSGVVGFSGVNFALKVAAAHRRPANSVVLVGGLVPVPARYSAWFELALGTLIVPSAGTFAAHFAGTIAGLISVYAPRMSGFGVLGSSFSGGRNRAYRGRGHRLGGRYLRDDDPGAGGAGGGGRNGRNGRNGRDGRGDDSSPAGATRGSAGRRLGGGDPSNGRNGRNGRNWFARAWGVACAPFARLKVAVDEGAPLVVHGAFALACLVLQRTMARNCPEGLLRRVSIPPIVVPFSLGG from the coding sequence ATGTCGGGATCATCACGGAgcggcaccgcggcgcccgtgagcaccctcaccgacgccgccgagcgcggcatcgcgcgagcgaggtTCAGCTCCCTCGGCCGACGGTATATCGGGCCGAGGCTGCCCCGGCGCCAgtccttcgacgacgcggccagATCGCCGGAGCTGATGTACGCCCTGTTCGTCAGCGCCAAAaccttcgcgcgcgtgctcgacgcgtACGGGGCGATACCCCCGGGGACGctggcgatcgtcgccgccaacgtcgccgtcttctcccttcccgacggcgtcgccttcGGGGACGTCTGCCTCAACCCTTACGCCGTCATCcacctcgcgcagctcgagagACTCGTCACCAGCGCGTTCgtgcacgtcgacgcgttccaCTTACTGTCCAACATGCAGGGCGTGCTGCAGGATGGGTCGTTTCTGGAGAGTCTGGACGGCACCCCGAGGTTcctcgcgcgatgcgcgacgcTGTTGGGGCTGTCGCAGTGTACCCTAGTCGGGCTGTCGTGGGCAGAGAGGAGGTTTTATCAACGGggatcgtcggcgtcgaggcgagcggacgcgtggctcgacgacgccgtggaccgCGTGTCCAAGTACGCGTACGGCGGGAACTCGCCCGGCTACCACGTCCCCATCCGAGgaacgtcctcgtcctcatccGCCCCCAAACTTCTGCCCTTCTACAACAGCGGCGTGGTGGGCTTCTCCGGCGTTAACTTCGCGCTGAaagtcgcggcggcgcaccgacgccccgcgaactccgtcgtcctcgtcgggggcCTGGTGCCGGTCCCCGCGCGATACAGCGCGTggttcgagctcgcgctcggcacccTCATCGTCCCGAGCGCCGGcacgttcgccgcgcactTCGCGGGGACGATAGCGGGGTTGATCTCGGTGTACGCGCCCCGCATGAGCGGATTTGGAGTTTTGGGTTCGAGTTTTAGCGGCGGGCGGAACAGGGCGtaccgcgggcgcgggcacaGGCTCGGGGGCCGGTacctgcgcgacgacgacccggggGCGGGTGGGGCGGGTGGGGGTGGgcgtaacggtcgtaacggtcgtaacggtcgtgacggtcggggcgacgattcgtcccccgcgggcgcgacgcggggatcCGCAGGCCGCAGGCTGGGGGGCGGTGACCCGAgtaacggtcgtaacggtcgtaacggtcgtaactggttcgcccgcgcgtggggggtcgcgtgcgcgccgttcgcgaggcTCAAGGTGGCtgtggacgagggcgcgccgctgGTGGTTCACGGGGCGTTTGCGTTGGCGTGCCTGGTGCTGCAGCGGACGATGGCGAGGAATTGCCCGGAGGGGTTGCTCCGGCGCGTGTCGATTCCGCCGATCGTGGTGCCGTTCTCCCTCGGTGGATGA